The genomic interval AGCCCCTCCACAGTGGCCCAGGTGACCCATATCCCAGCGGAGGCCCGCTATGGCCTCTGACCCCCAAAGCCTCAGCCTTGGACAGGTGGCTCATGGAGCTCCAGGCACAGAGAAGGCCCTGGAGGACGCAGCTGGGGTGGGGCGACACTCTGGCTGGGTTTTGCAGTGGGTCCCTGGTGACACTCTGGCTGGGTTTTGCAGTGGGTCCCTGGTGACACTCTGGCTGGGTTTTGCAGTGGGTCCCTGGTGACACTCTGGCTGGGTTTTGCAGTGGGTCCCTGTGCCATGCTCAGGAGGTGACAGCTTGTTTCTTCCCAGCCAGAGGCAGCCATTCTAGTGGACAGAGCCCTCTGTGTTAGAGCAGGTCTGGGCATCAGGCCCCACTGTCCCTGGCTGGAGGTGCTCATGGTACCATAGACAACAGGGAGAACACTGTAATTCTGTGTTGGGGAGGGCCAGGGACAGAAGCTTTCTGCTAGTGGAAGCATCCCAGGCTGAGCTGGGCAGGGCTGTTCTGGAGGGAAGGAGTCCCCCATCATGGGAGACATCCAGGTACTGACCCTTCTCCCACTCCCTCCCGCCCGCCCCGAGAGCACAATGCCTGACCCATTTCCCCTCCTCAGGAGCATGGGGTCGGCCTTTGAGCGGGTAGTCCGGAGAGTGGTCCAGGAGCTGGACCATGGTGGGGAGTTCATCCCTGTGACCAGCCTGCAGAGCTCCACTGGCTTCCAGCCCTACTGCCTGGTGGTCAGGAAGCCCTCAAGCTCATGGTTCTGGAAACCCCGTTATAAGTGTGTCAACCTGTCTATCAAGGACATCCTGGAGCCGGATGCCCCGGAACCAGGTGCCTGATGTGGTGCTGAGGCAGAGCCCCAGGGAGGCTGGATGGGAGAGGGGAGCGGGCTGGGGCCAGCCACCCACCGGGCTCTGCAGCCTCTAGTTCTGGGCCTCTCTTCCAGAGGCCAGGGCCTTTCCAAAGGTCCCTCTGCCCTGGGGCTGGGACAGGGCTGGTGGGGGCGGGGGAGAGGCGGGGCGCTGGGCACAGCCTCAGGTCTGGCCTTGCTTTAGACGTGCAGCGTGGCAGGAGCTTCCACTTCTACGATGCCATGGATGGGCAGATACAGGGCAGCGTGGAGCTGGCAGCCCCAGGACAGGCAAAGATCGCAGGCGGGGCCGCGGTGTCTGACAGCTCCAGCACCTCAATGAATGTGTACTCGCTGAGTGTGGACCCTAACACCTGGCAGACTCTGCTCCATGAGAGGTGGGCCCgaagagggcagggcagggcagggcagggcagggcagggcagggcagggcagggcagggccccacccaccccaagcaaccctgcttttttttatttatttatttaaattattttttgaggtgAGGTTTTGCTATCTTGGcctgggtggtcttgaactcctggcctcaagcagtcctcctgcctcggcctcccaaagtgctgggattacaggggtgagccactgtgccgggtcCCAGCCTTGCTCTTGGGAAGGTCACAACCTTGGGGCATCAGGAAAGTCCCAGAGGCAAAAGAGCGCTGTGGCCAGAACCGGCTTGCAGGAAGGAAGCTGCAGGGATCATCTGGGGCCTCCGCTGCCAGGACTGGATCCTAAGGACCAGACTGAGCCTCAGGCTGCTGTGAGGACAAGGGGTGGTGTGAACCCGGGGGCCCAAGTGAGGGGGCCGCGCCTCGAGTCTGGACTTGGAGTCCCCGAGTCCACCTTTCCTCATGGGGTCCCGTCCCCGTGGGGAGCGCACGGAGAGGCTGCCGGTGCCCCGGCACCCACAGACCTCTGGAGGGCCCCTCTGCACCACCTCCCCCGGTGGCGTGGGGCTGTCAGGGGAGGGAAGACGCCTTCAGGGGCTGCGGCCCAGCAAGCTTTGCTGCTCCTCGGACACAGGCACCTGCGGCAGCCAGAACACAAAGTCCTGCAGCAGCTGCGCAGCCGCGGGGACAACGTGTACGTGGTGACCGAGGTGCTGCAGACACAGAAGGAGGTGGAAGTCACGCGCACCCACAAGCGGGAGGGCTCGGGCCGGTTTTCCCTGCCCGGAGCCATGTGCTTGCAGGTGTGTAGCCAGCCCCAGGCCACACCTGGCCCCCCACGTGGGCATGCGGCGGCGGGTGACGGAGGCGGCGGGCTGGGCTCCGCCAAGGCCCCTCGGAGCAGCTCCCAGCCCTGCGCTTGGCTGCGGAGCCGAAGTCACCTGGCAGCGGGCCTGTCCCCGGCACCCGGCCCGCACCCGCACCCAGCCCGCACCCGCACCCCACGGtccagtgccagggcccagccccGAGCCCATCTCCATGCctcagggtgagggccagggccaccTGAGCCAGAAGAAGACGGTCACCATCCCCTCAGGCAGCATCCTCGCATTCCGGGTGGCCCAGCTGGTTATTGACTCTGACTTGGGTGAGCTGGAGTTGGGGGTGTCTCGGGCCCAGGCCCTGGCAGAGAagcagggaggcctgaggagagctACCCGCCAGCTTGGGCTGCCGTGGGCCCCTGGCTGAACAACGTCCTGTGTCTGGCAGGTGGCTGAGGTCCTGTGCTCTGGTGTGTGGGTGATTGGGCAGGGCCTGAGCTGGACAGGGGAGTTCCTagtaggggaggggaggggatgctgGGATCTAGGTGACATGCCCGTCTCTGTCTGCTCCCGTCTGGCTGCCAGACGTCCTTCTCTTCCCGGATAAGAAGCAGAGGACCTTCCAGCCACCCCCGACAGGTGAGAGCCAAGAGCCCCCAGCATGGGGTGTCCGGTGGGAAAAGCACACTCCCTGGGCAGTTGAGGCCTTCTCCTCATGTTCTCAGGGCACAGGGAGGCCGGGCAGCCCCCTGAGGCGGTGGGCACCCCCCATACACACACAAGGGGCAACACAGGACAGCTGACCCtgggcctccccagcctcccttccTGCCCTGGGCTGCCAGTGTTGGCGGTGGTGACCGGGGCTGTGACGGCCCGGGGAAGGCCTCAGCCCTCTCTGGCTCAGACACCCTTCCCCGGCACTGACCAGCCCTGCCCTCCCATGCCCCTGCCCAGGCCACAAGCGTTCCACGAGCGAAGGCGCCTGGCCGCAGCTGCCCTCTGGCCTCTCCATGATGAGGTGCCTCCACAACTTCCTGACAGGTCAGTGCCCTCCTGACCGCCCCGGGGACCTTTGGTGGGCTCTCCTGCCCCCTGGGGTCTGCCTGTCCTGACCAAGGCTTTCCAGGATCCTGTAAGCACCCGGGCAGTGCCAGCCCTTCTGTCCCTACAGATGGGGTCCCTGCGGAGGGGGCGTTCACTGAAGACTTCCAGGGCCTACGGGCAGAGGTGGAGACCATCTCCAAGGAACTGGAGCTTTTGGACAGAGAGCTGTGCCAGCTGCTGCTGGAGGGCCTGGAGGGGGTGCTGCAGGACCAGCTGGCCCTGCGAGCCTTGGAGGAGGCGGTGAGCGGGGGAGGGTGCCCGGGGCACACAAGGCCTGCCCAGCCAGCCAGGCTCACCTGCCCTTCCCGTGCCCACAGCTGGAGCAGGGCCAGAGCCTTGGGCCGGTGGAGCCCCTGGACGGTCCAGCAGGTGCTGTCCTGGAGTGCCTGGTGTTCTCCTCCGGAATGCTGGTGCCGGAACTCGCTATCCCTGTTGTCTACCTGCTGGGGGCACTGACCAGTGAGCGGCTGCTGGGGGCAGGTGgcggggggtgggagggagggaggtgggcttTCCCGGTGGGCCTTCAGAAACCGCCTTTTACCTGACTCTCTCCCAGTGCTGAGTGAAACGCAGCACAAGCTGCTGGCGGAGGCGCTGCAGTCGCAGACCCTGTTGGGGCCGCTTGAGCTGGTGAGAGGGTTGGGTTCGGGCTGCAGGAGGATGGGCTGAGCCAGTGGAAGGGGCCCTGTGGCACCTGGGAAGGGGTGGCATAGGCAGGCACGAGATGCCCAGGTTTCCCCATCTGACACACTCCTGCCGTCTTGGCAGGTGGGCAGCCTCTTGGAGCAGAGTGCCCCGTGGCAGGAGCGCAGCACCATGTCCCTGCCCCCCAGGCTCCTGGGGAGCAGCTGGGGCGAAGGGGCACCGGCCTGGGTCTTGCTGGACGAGTGCggcctggagctgggggaggacACTCCCCACGTGTGCTGGGAGCCGCAGGCCCAGGGCCGCATGTGTGCACTCTACGCCTCCCTGGCACTGCTATCAGGACTGAGCCAGGAGCCCCACTAGCCCGTGCCCGGGCATGGCCTGGCAGCTCTCCAGCAGGGCAGAGTGTTCGCCCACCAGCTGCTAGCCCTAGGAAGGCCAGGAGCCCAGTAGCCATGTGGCCCGTCTACCATGGGGCCCAGGAGTTGGGGAAACACAATAAAGGTGGCATACGAAGGAAAGGCTGGTAGCAGAGTTTTTGAGGGGTCCTGGATCTGGGGTAGGGTGGGTAGGGGTGGGGACAGTACCCATGCATGATCAGGAGGGACATCAGGGCCAAGTGCAGGTGATGTCTGCATTGCCCGACTTCTTTTGCACCCTGGAGCTAAGGGGAGCCCCATGCTGGGCTTGGCCGCTCTCTAGAGTAATGGGCCCATGGCCCTGCCCACCCCTGCCTGTGTGTTTCTCTGCCTGTGAGGAAGGGCAGGGCGATTTAGGTGAGACAGTTCCACCAGAAGTGTCCGTGGCTGAGGCATGGCAGGAACCTCTGCTTCAGGGAGCTTGAGGCGTGTGCTGAAGGGTGTAGCCATCGTCGGTCCACAGGGGCTTTAGGGGTGCAGGTGTGACTGAtgacaggccctgccctcctggggcCACACAGGAGGTTCCTGGGGAAGCAGTACTAAAGAAACTGACCTTTGGTACATTTCACCCACATCTGCTTGCCTGAGCTAAGAGCCTGGAGAGAGGAAGTCTCCGGCCTGTGGGAATTAAGCAGGTCCAGGGTCACATCCAGTTGCTTACTTGCAGGAGCTCAGCAGCTGTGGCCTCCACGTCCAGGGAGGGACACGCAACACTTGACGTGGCCAGGGAGTGATTGTTCCTGGGAGAGTCGACAACCTTCCTTGGTGGGGACCAGTCTACCTGCACATGGTCGCCAGCCTTCCCCACTTCTGTCAGGGCACACAATGGCCACACAACTTGCAGAGCTTGCAAAAGAGAAGGAACAGTGGATTTGGCTACAACTGGGACATTAAATCCACCAGAAAACCTAGTATCCAGGCCcaacagtgacttttttttttttttttttttttgagacggagtctctctgtcgccaggctggagtgcagtggcgtgatctcggctcactgcaatctccacctcctgcaattctcctgcctcagcctcccgagtagctgagactacaggagcgcaccaccacacccagctaatttttgcatttttactggagatggggtttctccatgttggccaggatggtctcgatctcttgaccttttgatccactcaccttggcctcccgaagtgctgggattacaggtgtgagccaccgcacccagcagactttttttttttttttttttgagatggagtctcgctctgtcacccaggctggagtgcagtggtgccatctcggctcactgcaggggtttcactgtgtcacccaggatgatctcgttctcctgacctcgtgacccacccgcctccgcctcccaaagtgctgggtttacaggcgtgagccaccgctcccagcctttttttttttttttttcaaagagacagggtcctgctctgtcgcccaggctgtgtaGTGGGACAATCATGGTTCACAGCAGCCTCGATCCCCTGAGCTCAAggaattctcccgcctcagcctgctgagtagctggacgataggcgcataccaccagtcctggctaattttttcatttttggtagagatggggtattgctatGAATAGTGACATTAACATTGAAACAGGAGACAAAACAAACTCCAGTATCTCAGATCCAAGTTACAGAATCTCCTAGacactcccacccacagtgtaGGAACAAACTCAACACCTCTCAGACTCATGGTCCTCCTTTGAAAACCCTTTCGGGTGACTTGAAAGGGTGAGTGGGGTGGGAGTAGCCCGGGTCCTATAAAGCATTTGGAAAGGCAGGCACACAAGGTACAGCCTCGGGGCCCTGAGACCGGCAAGGCCATGCCATGCGACAGGCTACACCTGAGCCCCATCTTGAGAGCTGCACCACCAATGAGCTCTCTGGCAACGTGGCCCATTAGAGATTGGGCATCAAGGCCAAGACTGTCCCAGCCTGCTGGCTGGAGGTGGAAAGGGAACGAGTGTCAGGGTGCACCTGCCCTCTTGCCCTCCAATCTTAGACCCCGTTGGAATATTTGCCCTGGGGTGGGCTCTCTGCAGGTGGATCTGATGGACCCTGGGGACACAGCATCCCCATGGAGGGACCAGCCCACTGTGCCACCTGGAGCCTCCCAGGAATTCCAGCAGGGAAGAGTCACACTCTAGAGGCCATGTGGACTTTGCATGAACCTCACTCCTGGCAGGGCAACCAGGTTCTGGGCAGTGCCAGAGCAAGGCGGGGCTGGACACACTCCTAACAGGGAGCTGTGTGATGCAAGCCCGCCTGTGCTGCACACAGCCTGCCGCAGGACGGCGCGGACTCTCCCGGGCACcatgagggagggggaggagcgcAGGGGTGCTGCCTGCCCACCACAGCCAGCTCCCCGCCTCAGCCCCCATCTGGGGTGAGCATGGCATCACGTTGGGTTTGCCCACCAGACTGTCCAGCGTGCTGTGGGGTGTGGGCAAGCCTGTGCTAGGTGGGCAGCACATGCTTGCCCTGGGGTCTGGCTCCTGGTTGCAGGGTGAGCAAGGAGGCCGGGCTTGCTTCCCTCTTCGGGGCTGCTACTGAGAGGATCCATGTGGCTGTGTCCTGAAACCCGTCCCCGCCAGTGCCGAGGGTGTGCCCCCCATGGGTGCTCCTAGCCCGTCCTGGGAGGTGCGGACCTCGGACAGATGGCTGGCTTGAGAGCTTCCTGAAGGCTAGCACAGACGTCCGTGGGGCTTCCATCTATCTGATCTTCACCGGGCGTCTGGTGGCCTCTGGCCTCTCTGGCCCTCTCTTGATCTGTTTCTGGTATGTTGAATCCCGTTTTGGTATCTGCTGTGGAGGCTCCAAACTCATCCACCAAACCTTGCCCCTGACTCCACAAAGACCCAGGCCCTTGACCTGATCCTCAGCTTCCTGCATATGACCTGCAAAGAGACACTCACCCCAGTGCTGACAGCTCTAACCCCATCCATTCCATGCCTGTTAGACCAGAGCGCAGCTTCTCTGTCTTAGGGTTAACCCAACCTGACCTGGCCATAGCCTGTGCCTGGAGCCTGCCTGACCTTTAACCCTGCTGCCAAACTGACTCTT from Gorilla gorilla gorilla isolate KB3781 chromosome 7, NHGRI_mGorGor1-v2.1_pri, whole genome shotgun sequence carries:
- the GSDMD gene encoding gasdermin-D isoform X1, yielding MKFEATRMGRQAKVPPDARGWCSRRAGGKRGQEGGRGGLSGTVPGGRPGRALRQVAVSLIALGTSSSCSPDGSQGEQTRQTRHPWGADGHGSRAGAGPAPSCLLGPASTFSRPSTQRLPGAAAAPPQWPRSMGSAFERVVRRVVQELDHGGEFIPVTSLQSSTGFQPYCLVVRKPSSSWFWKPRYKCVNLSIKDILEPDAPEPDVQRGRSFHFYDAMDGQIQGSVELAAPGQAKIAGGAAVSDSSSTSMNVYSLSVDPNTWQTLLHERHLRQPEHKVLQQLRSRGDNVYVVTEVLQTQKEVEVTRTHKREGSGRFSLPGAMCLQGEGQGHLSQKKTVTIPSGSILAFRVAQLVIDSDLDVLLFPDKKQRTFQPPPTGHKRSTSEGAWPQLPSGLSMMRCLHNFLTDGVPAEGAFTEDFQGLRAEVETISKELELLDRELCQLLLEGLEGVLQDQLALRALEEALEQGQSLGPVEPLDGPAGAVLECLVFSSGMLVPELAIPVVYLLGALTMLSETQHKLLAEALQSQTLLGPLELVGSLLEQSAPWQERSTMSLPPRLLGSSWGEGAPAWVLLDECGLELGEDTPHVCWEPQAQGRMCALYASLALLSGLSQEPH
- the GSDMD gene encoding gasdermin-D isoform X2 produces the protein MGSAFERVVRRVVQELDHGGEFIPVTSLQSSTGFQPYCLVVRKPSSSWFWKPRYKCVNLSIKDILEPDAPEPDVQRGRSFHFYDAMDGQIQGSVELAAPGQAKIAGGAAVSDSSSTSMNVYSLSVDPNTWQTLLHERHLRQPEHKVLQQLRSRGDNVYVVTEVLQTQKEVEVTRTHKREGSGRFSLPGAMCLQGEGQGHLSQKKTVTIPSGSILAFRVAQLVIDSDLDVLLFPDKKQRTFQPPPTGHKRSTSEGAWPQLPSGLSMMRCLHNFLTDGVPAEGAFTEDFQGLRAEVETISKELELLDRELCQLLLEGLEGVLQDQLALRALEEALEQGQSLGPVEPLDGPAGAVLECLVFSSGMLVPELAIPVVYLLGALTMLSETQHKLLAEALQSQTLLGPLELVGSLLEQSAPWQERSTMSLPPRLLGSSWGEGAPAWVLLDECGLELGEDTPHVCWEPQAQGRMCALYASLALLSGLSQEPH